One Thermodesulfobacteriota bacterium genomic region harbors:
- the recN gene encoding DNA repair protein RecN produces the protein MLLGLNLRNFTVIDEIAVSFGPGLNIITGETGAGKSVIIDAVNVMLGDRVSPEYVKTGREEAHLEALFDISDKPAVKERLESLGFDVSGGELLIKRIIYRKGRSRAFLNGGIATLPILERASEGIIDIFSQHEHQSLLKSENHIRVLDEFGGHGVLADEQRGIHARFRDINREIERLKAEQKSLFEREDFLKFQRSEIDDALLREGEDSELEEEKKRLLNSERLLSAARGAYEALYESEPSLLGSLSRLSSDVREAAGIDPLLREAGESIENSALQLKDAAFALRDYASGLSFESGRLEVIEERLQEIKDLKRKFGDSIEAILRKREEIGRELRNIAGYEGEFERLGEESLRIESEMRAGADKLSALRKESAKKLSRSLEKELKEVGIKGARFEVVIAEKEISSDGKDDVSFLFSANPDEAPKPLARVASGGELSRIMLVLKELISKEEGGSVIIFDEADSGIGGAVAETVGKKIKNLSRSCQVICITHLPQVAKFADTHLLVTKTLEDKKTQVRIKSLGKEERVQELARMIGGIDITEKTIEAAREMLGA, from the coding sequence ATGCTCCTCGGACTCAACCTGAGAAATTTTACCGTCATCGACGAAATAGCCGTATCGTTCGGTCCCGGCCTCAACATCATCACGGGAGAGACCGGGGCGGGAAAGTCCGTAATAATAGACGCCGTAAACGTTATGCTGGGAGACAGGGTGTCCCCGGAGTACGTAAAGACGGGGAGAGAAGAGGCGCACCTCGAGGCGCTCTTCGACATATCCGATAAACCGGCGGTCAAAGAGAGGCTCGAGTCCCTCGGTTTCGACGTTTCGGGCGGGGAGCTCCTCATAAAGCGTATCATATACAGGAAGGGGAGGAGCAGGGCCTTCTTGAACGGGGGCATAGCGACGCTCCCGATCCTCGAGCGGGCCTCCGAAGGGATAATAGACATATTCAGCCAGCACGAGCACCAGAGCCTGCTCAAATCCGAAAACCACATAAGGGTGCTCGACGAATTCGGGGGACACGGGGTCCTCGCGGACGAGCAGCGCGGGATACACGCGCGCTTCAGGGACATCAATAGAGAAATAGAAAGACTCAAGGCCGAGCAGAAGAGCCTCTTCGAAAGGGAGGACTTTCTCAAGTTCCAGCGCTCGGAGATAGACGACGCGCTTCTAAGGGAAGGAGAGGACAGCGAGCTCGAGGAGGAGAAGAAGAGGCTCCTCAATAGCGAGCGCCTCCTTTCGGCCGCGCGGGGAGCGTACGAGGCCCTTTACGAAAGCGAGCCGTCGCTCCTGGGCTCGCTCAGCAGGCTCTCGTCCGACGTCAGGGAAGCGGCCGGGATAGACCCGCTGCTCAGGGAGGCCGGGGAGTCGATAGAGAACTCGGCTTTACAACTCAAGGACGCGGCTTTCGCGCTCCGGGATTACGCTTCGGGTCTAAGCTTCGAGAGCGGCAGGCTCGAGGTGATAGAGGAGAGGCTTCAGGAGATAAAAGATCTGAAAAGAAAATTCGGCGATTCCATAGAAGCGATACTCAGGAAGAGGGAGGAAATAGGGAGGGAGCTCCGCAACATCGCAGGCTATGAAGGTGAGTTCGAGAGGTTGGGCGAGGAGTCCCTGAGGATAGAGAGCGAGATGCGCGCCGGGGCCGACAAGCTTTCCGCTCTAAGAAAAGAATCCGCGAAGAAGCTCTCTAGGTCTCTCGAGAAGGAGCTTAAGGAAGTCGGGATAAAGGGCGCCCGGTTCGAGGTCGTTATCGCGGAGAAGGAAATATCCTCCGACGGTAAGGACGACGTCTCGTTCCTTTTCTCGGCAAACCCGGACGAAGCGCCGAAGCCACTCGCGAGGGTGGCCTCGGGAGGGGAGCTCTCCCGCATCATGCTGGTCCTGAAGGAGCTGATATCGAAGGAGGAGGGGGGCTCCGTGATAATATTCGACGAGGCCGATTCGGGCATAGGGGGCGCTGTGGCGGAGACCGTGGGAAAGAAGATAAAGAACCTCTCCAGGTCGTGCCAGGTGATATGCATCACGCACCTGCCGCAGGTGGCGAAGTTCGCAGACACGCACCTCCTCGTGACGAAGACGCTTGAGGACAAGAAGACGCAGGTCCGTATTAAAAGCCTCGGAAAAGAGGAAAGGGTTCAAGAGCTCGCGCGCATGATAGGAGGCATCGATATCACAGAGAAGACGATCGAAGCGGCGAGGGAGATGCTCGGTGCTTGA
- a CDS encoding NAD-dependent epimerase/dehydratase family protein yields MNAVVTGGTGFIGGRLVEELVANGHRVKCLVRDTSDVKMLKELGAELCHGDLGDPDSLKRLPEDGDAVFHLAALVSDWGEREEFRKYNVEATKTLLEASLKAGVKRFVHMSSSTVVWKSDFWSVHNLIDIDETYPYRERYNDYYNESKADAERLVLGFYGGKGLETVVVRPSNVWGAGDTVILPRIAAAARKGILHPMGSGERTVTPCHVDNLARAMLLAAGNDKAPGNIYFINDGVKIGYMEFLRKQLNAAGINWEPGFSIPYKLAYAVAALMEFIYKAKKSKRPPVLTRFAVAALAGSRSYSIEKAKRELGYKPTVDMDEGMREMEDWVKLLGGTDALLK; encoded by the coding sequence ATGAATGCTGTTGTGACAGGCGGCACGGGTTTCATTGGGGGCAGGCTCGTCGAAGAGCTCGTGGCCAACGGGCACAGGGTAAAGTGCCTCGTGAGGGATACGAGCGACGTCAAGATGCTGAAGGAGCTCGGCGCAGAACTCTGCCACGGCGACCTGGGAGACCCGGACAGCTTGAAGAGGCTCCCCGAGGACGGGGACGCAGTATTCCACCTGGCCGCGCTCGTCTCCGACTGGGGGGAGAGGGAGGAGTTCCGAAAATATAATGTAGAGGCGACGAAGACGCTCCTCGAAGCGTCGCTTAAAGCGGGAGTCAAGAGGTTCGTCCACATGAGCTCTTCGACGGTCGTCTGGAAGTCCGACTTCTGGAGCGTCCACAACCTCATCGACATAGACGAGACATACCCTTACAGGGAGAGGTACAACGACTATTACAACGAGTCGAAGGCCGACGCCGAGCGTCTTGTTCTCGGGTTCTACGGGGGGAAGGGTCTCGAGACCGTGGTGGTGAGACCGTCTAACGTCTGGGGAGCGGGGGACACGGTGATACTCCCTCGTATAGCCGCGGCCGCCAGGAAGGGGATACTCCACCCGATGGGGAGCGGGGAGCGGACCGTCACCCCCTGTCACGTCGATAACCTTGCCCGCGCGATGCTCCTCGCAGCCGGGAACGATAAAGCCCCGGGGAACATCTACTTCATCAACGACGGGGTCAAGATCGGATACATGGAATTTCTCCGGAAGCAGCTGAATGCGGCCGGCATAAACTGGGAGCCGGGGTTCTCGATTCCGTATAAGCTCGCATACGCCGTCGCTGCGCTCATGGAGTTCATATACAAGGCGAAGAAGTCTAAGAGGCCCCCCGTGCTCACGAGGTTCGCCGTCGCGGCGCTCGCGGGGAGCAGGAGCTACTCTATAGAGAAGGCGAAGCGGGAGCTAGGGTATAAGCCCACCGTCGACATGGACGAGGGCATGAGGGAGATGGAGGACTGGGTGAAACTCTTAGGCGGAACGGACGCGCTCTTGAAATAG
- a CDS encoding arginine decarboxylase, pyruvoyl-dependent, whose translation MLLPKKAFITKGVGRHKEKLTSFEMALRDAGIAAYNLVKVSSIFPPNCKLITRTNGLKYLSPGQIVHVVMSENATNEPNRLVAAATGIAIPKDPDRHGYISEHHSFGQNDTIAGEYAEDLAAYMLATTIGAPFDPDKSYDEQKDIWKISGHTVKTMNNTQTAVGDKSGLWTTVIAAVVFAAYQ comes from the coding sequence TTGCTTCTACCAAAAAAGGCTTTCATCACCAAGGGCGTAGGCAGGCACAAAGAGAAGCTCACGAGCTTTGAAATGGCTCTCAGGGACGCAGGGATAGCGGCGTATAACCTCGTGAAGGTATCCAGCATATTCCCTCCCAACTGCAAGCTGATAACGCGCACGAACGGCCTAAAGTACCTGAGCCCCGGTCAGATAGTTCACGTCGTCATGAGCGAGAACGCGACCAACGAGCCTAACAGGCTCGTCGCCGCGGCTACCGGAATAGCGATACCGAAAGACCCCGACCGCCACGGCTATATCTCCGAGCACCACAGCTTCGGGCAGAACGACACGATAGCGGGGGAATACGCGGAAGACCTTGCCGCATACATGCTTGCGACCACGATCGGGGCCCCGTTTGACCCCGACAAGTCCTATGACGAGCAGAAGGACATCTGGAAGATAAGCGGACACACTGTGAAGACCATGAACAACACACAGACGGCCGTCGGAGACAAGAGCGGGCTCTGGACTACGGTGATCGCAGCGGTCGTATTCGCGGCCTACCAGTAA
- a CDS encoding UDP-glucuronic acid decarboxylase family protein, which produces MRKRILVTGGAGFIGSHLSERLLAEGNEVVCVDNFFTGSRENIKHLLRNPYFEVLRHDICFPLYVEVDEIYNLACPASPVHYQFDPVQTTKVNVSGSINMLGLAKRLKVKIFQASTSEVYGDPVEHPQKESYWGNVNPIGPRACYDEGKRCAETLFFDYHRQHGIQIKVLRIFNTYGPRMHPNDGRVVSNFIIQALRGEDITVYGDGSHTRSFCYVDDTVEAIIRMMGSPDGFTGPVNAGNPDEVTILGLARKIVEITGSPSKVVFSDLPEDDPRRRKPDISLARSALGWNPEINIESGLERTIDYFRSRLGPGT; this is translated from the coding sequence ATGAGGAAAAGAATCCTCGTAACCGGCGGGGCGGGGTTCATAGGGTCCCACCTCTCGGAAAGGCTGCTCGCGGAGGGGAACGAGGTCGTGTGCGTCGATAACTTCTTCACGGGGTCGAGAGAGAATATCAAGCACCTCCTCCGGAACCCCTATTTCGAGGTGCTGAGGCACGATATCTGCTTCCCGCTCTATGTAGAGGTCGATGAGATATACAACCTCGCCTGCCCCGCGTCCCCCGTGCATTACCAGTTCGACCCTGTGCAGACGACCAAAGTGAACGTCTCGGGTTCGATAAACATGCTCGGCCTCGCGAAGAGGCTCAAGGTCAAGATATTCCAGGCGTCCACGAGCGAGGTCTACGGAGACCCCGTCGAGCACCCCCAGAAGGAATCCTACTGGGGCAACGTGAACCCCATAGGCCCCCGCGCCTGCTACGACGAGGGGAAGAGGTGCGCGGAGACACTCTTTTTCGATTACCACCGCCAGCACGGGATTCAGATAAAGGTCCTCAGGATATTCAATACCTACGGCCCGAGAATGCACCCTAACGACGGGAGGGTCGTGAGCAACTTCATCATACAGGCCCTCCGAGGCGAGGACATAACGGTATACGGCGACGGCTCTCACACGAGGTCGTTCTGCTACGTGGACGATACGGTGGAAGCGATAATAAGGATGATGGGGAGCCCTGACGGGTTCACGGGCCCCGTGAACGCCGGGAACCCGGACGAAGTGACAATACTCGGGCTCGCACGAAAGATCGTCGAGATAACCGGCTCGCCGTCGAAGGTCGTCTTCAGCGACCTTCCGGAAGACGACCCCCGGAGAAGAAAGCCCGACATATCGCTCGCGCGCAGCGCGCTCGGCTGGAATCCGGAGATCAATATAGAATCAGGGCTCGAGAGGACGATCGATTATTTCAGGTCGCGCCTCGGCCCCGGGACGTAA
- a CDS encoding glutamate-5-semialdehyde dehydrogenase produces MAERARRASLVLAKAGTAPKNDALLRMARGMTERAGYIIGENKKDVEEARAKGLPEAMIDRLRLTEDRLGKIADGLVQVSALEDPVGEIVRMWKRPNGLLVGKMRIPLGVIGIIYESRPNVTADAAGLSVKSGNAVILRGGSETLRSNIAIGEVLRESLSAAGLPEDAVQVIPVTDREAVLEMLKLEEYIDLIIPRGGEGLIRFVAENSRIPVLKHYKGVCHIFVDESADLDMAGRICVNAKVQRPGVCNAMETMLVHEKIAKKFLPSVAKKMEDEGVELRGCERTRKILPGIKKAQEADWHEEYLDLILSVKVVDNIDEAIGHIEKYGSMHTESIITENYTNSQKFINGVNSSTVLVNASTRFSDGYELGLGAEIGISTSKLHAFGPMGALELTTTKFVVFGEGQIRE; encoded by the coding sequence ATGGCAGAAAGGGCCAGGAGGGCTTCGCTAGTACTAGCCAAGGCCGGCACAGCCCCCAAGAACGACGCGCTCCTCCGTATGGCCAGGGGCATGACGGAGCGCGCCGGGTACATAATCGGGGAGAATAAAAAGGACGTGGAAGAGGCCCGCGCGAAGGGTCTCCCTGAGGCCATGATAGACCGTCTCAGGCTCACCGAAGACCGCCTCGGCAAAATTGCCGACGGGCTTGTCCAGGTATCGGCCCTGGAAGATCCCGTCGGGGAGATAGTCCGTATGTGGAAGCGACCCAACGGGCTCCTCGTGGGAAAGATGAGGATACCGCTCGGCGTGATCGGGATAATATACGAATCGAGGCCCAACGTAACGGCCGACGCGGCCGGTCTCTCGGTCAAATCGGGGAACGCGGTCATTCTAAGGGGAGGGTCCGAGACGCTCAGGTCGAATATAGCGATCGGGGAGGTGCTGAGGGAATCCTTGAGCGCGGCCGGCCTGCCCGAGGACGCGGTGCAGGTAATACCCGTCACCGACAGGGAAGCCGTACTCGAGATGCTCAAGCTCGAGGAATACATCGATCTTATAATACCGAGGGGTGGCGAGGGGCTCATCAGGTTCGTCGCCGAGAACTCGAGGATTCCGGTGCTCAAGCACTACAAGGGCGTATGCCATATCTTCGTCGACGAAAGCGCCGACCTCGATATGGCCGGGAGGATATGCGTGAACGCCAAGGTGCAGAGGCCGGGCGTATGCAACGCGATGGAGACGATGCTCGTGCACGAAAAGATTGCGAAGAAATTCCTGCCGTCCGTCGCGAAGAAGATGGAAGACGAAGGCGTCGAGCTGAGGGGCTGCGAGAGGACGAGGAAGATACTGCCCGGAATAAAGAAGGCCCAGGAGGCCGACTGGCACGAGGAATACCTCGACCTTATACTGAGCGTGAAGGTGGTGGATAATATCGACGAGGCGATCGGCCATATAGAGAAATACGGCTCAATGCACACGGAGTCCATAATCACTGAAAATTACACGAATTCGCAAAAGTTTATAAACGGCGTAAATTCATCGACCGTCCTGGTGAACGCGTCCACGCGTTTCAGCGACGGCTATGAGCTCGGGCTCGGCGCGGAGATCGGCATAAGCACGTCGAAGCTCCACGCGTTCGGCCCCATGGGCGCGCTCGAGCTGACGACGACGAAGTTCGTCGTCTTCGGAGAAGGGCAGATTAGAGAGTAG
- a CDS encoding DNA recombination protein RmuC — protein sequence MIESYLTREYISVFGLGLLAGAVIIILINLIIRGRVKDIALELMSETETQKLQDLNTIISGIKESFGDLSYHALSRNTEEFLKLAKESLSRQTELGGKELENKKVLIDQTLTAIKEELTRVQSQVAGFEKDREQKYGELAAQLKFAAERTAELQGTTNKLREALASTKQRGQWGERMAEDILAFIGFKDGINYHKQRMLDSGPTRPDYTFILPQGLKVNMDVKFPLDNYLRFLEAEADGEKTAYKNQFLKDVRVRIKEVTCRDYINPEENTIDYVIVFIPNEQIYSFIQEHDGLVMDEALRTKVILCSPITLYAVLAVIRQAVDNFNLQRTTNDILSLYGAFNKQWESYVGSFDKLGKRIADVQSEYENLTTTRTNKVETALRRIEQLRSRESVPIADISDVAENNGDETGVAGDEKQELERR from the coding sequence TTGATAGAGAGCTATCTGACACGCGAATATATTTCGGTTTTCGGACTGGGGCTCCTGGCCGGAGCCGTCATCATCATACTGATCAACCTTATCATCAGGGGGAGGGTCAAAGACATAGCGCTCGAGCTTATGTCCGAGACTGAAACTCAAAAGCTTCAGGATCTCAACACCATAATCAGCGGTATAAAGGAATCGTTCGGTGACCTGTCTTATCACGCGCTTTCGAGGAATACCGAGGAGTTCCTGAAGCTCGCGAAAGAGTCCCTTTCCAGGCAGACGGAGCTCGGGGGCAAGGAGCTCGAGAACAAGAAAGTGCTCATCGATCAGACGCTCACGGCGATCAAGGAGGAGCTGACGAGGGTGCAGAGCCAGGTGGCCGGGTTCGAGAAGGACAGGGAGCAGAAATACGGCGAGCTCGCGGCGCAGCTGAAGTTCGCGGCCGAGAGGACGGCCGAGCTCCAGGGCACGACGAACAAGCTCAGGGAGGCGTTAGCGAGCACGAAGCAGCGAGGACAGTGGGGGGAGAGGATGGCCGAGGACATCCTCGCGTTCATCGGATTCAAGGACGGCATCAACTATCACAAGCAGAGGATGCTCGATTCCGGCCCGACGAGGCCCGATTACACCTTCATACTTCCTCAGGGGCTCAAGGTGAACATGGACGTGAAGTTCCCCCTCGACAACTATCTGAGGTTCCTCGAAGCAGAGGCGGACGGCGAAAAAACCGCGTACAAGAACCAGTTCCTTAAAGACGTGAGGGTCAGGATAAAGGAGGTCACTTGCAGGGACTACATCAACCCGGAGGAGAATACGATCGATTACGTGATAGTGTTCATCCCGAACGAGCAGATATATTCGTTCATACAGGAGCACGACGGCCTCGTCATGGACGAGGCGCTCAGGACGAAGGTGATACTCTGCTCGCCCATAACCCTTTACGCGGTGCTCGCGGTTATCAGGCAGGCGGTCGATAATTTCAACCTCCAAAGGACGACCAACGACATACTGTCCCTTTACGGCGCGTTCAACAAGCAGTGGGAGAGCTATGTCGGCTCGTTCGATAAGCTCGGCAAGAGGATAGCCGACGTGCAGAGCGAGTACGAGAACCTGACCACGACGAGGACGAACAAGGTCGAGACGGCGTTGAGGAGGATCGAGCAGCTGAGGAGCCGGGAGAGCGTGCCGATTGCGGACATTTCCGATGTTGCGGAGAACAATGGCGATGAGACCGGCGTTGCCGGTGATGAGAAACAGGAGCTTGAGAGAAGGTAG
- a CDS encoding sigma-70 family RNA polymerase sigma factor, which yields MRKARLKSKTLPASERKTSRSGSIAKKKEKKKENFTGSDYDNFREELESVPQEEEFLIEIDEKVLVELSETEIDIKDENPEDESEEGGKQFTPDEEFRLLQVYFKEMGMEPLLTPKEEIEVSAKIKRCEAKAAEMRSLLESVFQKRLGKALENTISEVEGLKRSHIARRLKTAKRLKTALRKLDREAAKKSIRRSTLLSKVYMMRARRFKERFIKANLRLVVSIAKRYMSRGLPLPDLIQEGNVGLMRAVERFDHTKGYKFSTYASWWIHQAISRSLLDQTRTIRVPVYVLEQATKVHRISSAMNKEMGRKPLPEEISRKTGISVEGVKRVLEATKEVVQLDSPVLDGEKTTLLDFIQDDVSGSPDYAVAKATLTSKIKDALSTLTPREEQILKMRFGIGFETTFTLDEIGKHFRLTRERIRQIEKRALEKLEDSDVGAILKSFIE from the coding sequence GTGAGAAAAGCAAGACTGAAAAGCAAAACCCTTCCTGCGTCCGAACGCAAGACATCGAGAAGCGGGTCGATTGCCAAGAAGAAAGAAAAGAAGAAAGAGAATTTCACCGGCTCCGACTACGATAATTTCAGGGAGGAGCTTGAGAGCGTGCCTCAGGAGGAAGAGTTCCTTATAGAGATAGACGAAAAGGTGCTGGTAGAGCTCTCGGAAACGGAGATAGACATTAAGGACGAGAACCCCGAGGACGAGTCCGAGGAGGGAGGGAAGCAGTTTACCCCTGACGAGGAATTCAGGCTCCTTCAAGTTTATTTTAAGGAGATGGGGATGGAGCCGCTACTCACGCCGAAGGAAGAGATAGAGGTATCGGCGAAGATAAAGCGGTGCGAAGCGAAGGCGGCCGAGATGAGGTCGCTCCTCGAGAGCGTCTTTCAGAAGCGGCTCGGCAAAGCGCTCGAAAATACGATCTCGGAAGTAGAAGGGCTCAAGCGCAGCCACATAGCGAGGCGGCTCAAGACAGCGAAAAGGCTGAAAACGGCCCTCAGAAAATTGGACAGAGAGGCCGCGAAGAAGAGCATAAGGCGTTCGACGCTTCTCTCGAAAGTCTACATGATGCGCGCGAGGAGGTTCAAGGAGCGCTTCATAAAGGCGAACCTGAGGCTCGTCGTGAGCATAGCGAAGAGGTATATGAGCAGGGGGCTGCCGCTCCCCGACCTCATACAGGAAGGCAACGTAGGGCTAATGAGGGCGGTCGAGAGGTTCGACCACACGAAGGGCTACAAGTTCTCGACATACGCGTCGTGGTGGATACACCAGGCGATATCCCGCTCGCTTCTCGACCAGACGAGGACGATCAGGGTCCCCGTGTACGTGCTCGAGCAGGCGACCAAGGTGCACAGGATAAGCTCCGCGATGAACAAGGAGATGGGAAGAAAACCGCTCCCCGAGGAGATATCGAGGAAGACGGGCATCTCGGTCGAAGGCGTGAAGAGGGTGCTCGAAGCGACAAAGGAAGTGGTGCAGCTCGACTCGCCCGTTCTCGACGGCGAGAAGACTACGCTGCTGGACTTCATACAGGACGACGTTTCGGGATCGCCTGATTACGCGGTCGCAAAGGCCACGCTCACGTCCAAGATAAAAGACGCCCTTTCCACGCTCACACCCCGCGAGGAGCAGATACTGAAAATGAGGTTCGGAATAGGGTTCGAAACCACATTCACGCTCGACGAGATAGGGAAGCACTTCAGGCTCACCCGCGAGCGCATAAGGCAGATAGAAAAGAGGGCGCTCGAAAAGCTCGAGGATTCCGACGTGGGAGCGATTCTTAAAAGCTTCATAGAGTAG
- a CDS encoding heme exporter protein CcmB has translation MKKVWAIIRKDIITELRTKELITSMLTFSLLVTVTFSFAFGFSAEIVRQAVPAMLWITFSFAGVLGLSRSFALEKEGNAVLGLLLTPTDRSLIYFGKMASNTIFVFIVGMIIVPMFVIFFNLGLLSTMLPLIPVVFLGSLGFVAVGTLFSAMAVNTRLREVLLPILLFPIIIPLIVSAVKLSGIVLAGKPFSEGTSALQLLIAFDIIFLAACAVVFEYVIEES, from the coding sequence TTGAAAAAGGTCTGGGCGATAATCAGGAAGGACATAATCACGGAGCTGAGGACGAAGGAGCTGATCACGTCCATGCTCACGTTCTCGCTCCTCGTAACGGTCACATTCAGCTTCGCGTTCGGTTTCTCAGCCGAGATCGTGAGGCAAGCCGTCCCCGCCATGCTCTGGATAACATTCTCGTTCGCGGGCGTCCTGGGCCTTTCCCGCTCCTTCGCGCTCGAGAAAGAGGGGAATGCGGTGCTCGGCCTCCTCCTCACCCCTACGGACAGGAGCCTCATCTATTTCGGAAAGATGGCGAGCAACACTATCTTCGTATTCATAGTCGGGATGATAATAGTCCCGATGTTCGTCATCTTCTTCAACCTGGGACTCCTTTCAACCATGCTGCCTCTCATTCCGGTCGTTTTCCTGGGCTCTCTGGGATTCGTCGCCGTGGGCACGCTCTTCTCCGCCATGGCCGTGAACACGAGGCTCCGCGAGGTGCTCCTCCCCATACTCCTCTTCCCCATCATAATCCCGCTCATAGTGAGCGCGGTGAAGCTCTCGGGGATAGTGCTCGCGGGCAAGCCTTTTTCGGAAGGGACCTCGGCTTTACAACTCCTAATCGCATTCGATATAATCTTTCTGGCCGCGTGCGCGGTCGTGTTCGAATACGTGATCGAGGAATCCTGA
- a CDS encoding ABC transporter ATP-binding protein, with protein MRDSLTDKGYDIKAEGITKSFGGMEALRGVDLSIKKGEFYTLFGPNGAGKTTFVKILSTLAKPTSGKLTVAGRDAVKNPDGVRGVTGVLSHDPFLYENLSAFENIRFFGTMYGVRDVEMRSREVINRVGLGRRMHDLVRTFSRGMKQRLAVARAIVHDPAILLLDEPYTGLDQHGSRVFGEMLSLLKSDGRTILMTTHNIEEGLDRSDRVGILAGGRMVYESEADGIDREEFRRLYLSKVDDA; from the coding sequence ATGCGGGACTCGCTCACAGATAAGGGTTACGATATAAAGGCCGAGGGGATAACCAAATCCTTCGGCGGCATGGAAGCGCTCCGCGGAGTGGACCTGAGCATAAAAAAGGGGGAGTTCTATACGCTCTTCGGCCCGAACGGCGCGGGGAAAACGACGTTCGTCAAGATACTCTCGACTCTCGCCAAGCCTACGTCCGGCAAGCTGACCGTAGCGGGACGCGACGCCGTGAAGAACCCCGACGGCGTGAGGGGCGTGACGGGGGTGCTTTCGCACGACCCGTTTTTATACGAGAACCTGAGCGCCTTTGAGAACATCAGGTTCTTCGGGACGATGTACGGCGTCCGCGACGTCGAGATGAGGTCCAGGGAAGTGATAAACCGCGTCGGACTCGGCAGGCGGATGCACGACCTCGTGAGGACGTTCAGCAGGGGGATGAAGCAGCGGCTCGCCGTAGCGAGGGCCATAGTCCACGACCCCGCTATCCTTCTCCTGGACGAGCCATACACGGGGCTCGACCAGCACGGGTCCAGGGTCTTCGGCGAAATGCTGTCACTCCTCAAATCGGACGGCAGGACTATCCTCATGACCACGCACAATATAGAGGAAGGGCTCGACAGGAGCGACCGCGTCGGCATACTCGCCGGCGGGCGGATGGTGTACGAAAGCGAGGCGGACGGGATAGACAGGGAGGAGTTCAGGAGGCTCTATCTCTCGAAGGTCGATGACGCCTGA
- the rfbC gene encoding dTDP-4-dehydrorhamnose 3,5-epimerase encodes MPLTIKETELPGVMMIESGMHSDARGFYKDLYRLDEYVSSGLGMTFVQDNHSHSAKNVLRGIYYQLKEPLGKLVMAVTGEIYDVAVDIRVGSPYFGKWTGVYLSPHNNRQLYIPEGFAHGFCVLSDSADVIYKCTRYYEAGDDYGILWSDPDLDIDWPLKDPKLSEKDGKNPRLLEIPPSLLPAY; translated from the coding sequence ATGCCCCTGACCATAAAAGAGACGGAGCTCCCCGGCGTGATGATGATAGAGTCCGGGATGCATTCGGACGCGCGCGGCTTCTACAAGGACCTCTACCGCCTCGACGAATACGTATCTTCGGGGCTCGGCATGACCTTCGTCCAGGACAACCACTCGCATTCCGCTAAGAACGTGCTCCGGGGCATATACTACCAGCTGAAGGAGCCGCTCGGGAAACTGGTGATGGCCGTGACCGGGGAGATATACGACGTTGCCGTGGATATAAGGGTCGGGTCGCCTTATTTCGGCAAGTGGACGGGCGTATATCTTTCTCCGCACAACAACCGCCAGCTCTATATCCCGGAGGGGTTCGCGCACGGGTTCTGCGTGCTGAGCGATTCCGCCGACGTCATATATAAATGCACGCGCTATTACGAAGCGGGGGACGACTACGGGATTCTATGGTCGGACCCCGACCTCGACATCGACTGGCCCTTGAAGGACCCGAAACTTTCGGAAAAAGACGGGAAAAACCCGAGACTCCTTGAGATACCCCCCTCTCTTCTGCCTGCCTATTGA
- a CDS encoding cytochrome c biogenesis protein, with amino-acid sequence MRKALAVLTFIGMTASLYAAFVYAPTEPKMGHIQRIFYIHMGTVWVATVAFILVFVSSIMYLWKGTRKWDILAYSSAEIGVLFLTITILTGAVWAKPVWGTWWTWDPQLTTTFILWILYIVYLVLRSAAGSDTKRAKFAAVFGIIAFLDLPLVYASVRVMRGISPVVFGPGGGGIAPEMMHALLINLAACSLLFILLLLERIDLERMSDELLVLKTREG; translated from the coding sequence ATGAGAAAAGCACTTGCGGTACTCACGTTCATCGGCATGACGGCGTCCCTCTACGCGGCGTTCGTTTACGCCCCGACCGAGCCCAAGATGGGCCACATACAGAGGATTTTCTACATACACATGGGGACCGTATGGGTCGCGACCGTCGCGTTCATACTGGTATTCGTATCGAGCATCATGTATCTCTGGAAGGGTACGAGGAAGTGGGACATACTGGCATATTCCTCGGCCGAGATAGGAGTCCTCTTCCTCACGATCACGATACTCACGGGAGCCGTATGGGCAAAACCCGTCTGGGGCACGTGGTGGACATGGGACCCGCAGCTTACGACGACGTTCATACTCTGGATTCTCTACATCGTTTATCTCGTGTTGAGATCGGCTGCGGGGAGCGATACGAAGAGGGCCAAGTTCGCAGCGGTGTTCGGCATTATCGCTTTCCTGGACCTCCCGCTCGTCTACGCTTCCGTGAGGGTCATGAGGGGCATATCGCCGGTCGTGTTCGGCCCCGGCGGGGGCGGCATAGCCCCCGAGATGATGCACGCGCTCCTCATCAACCTCGCGGCCTGCTCACTTTTATTCATACTGCTCCTGCTCGAAAGGATAGACCTCGAGCGCATGAGCGACGAGCTCCTCGTGCTCAAGACCCGGGAAGGCTGA